In a genomic window of Scyliorhinus torazame isolate Kashiwa2021f chromosome 5, sScyTor2.1, whole genome shotgun sequence:
- the LOC140420394 gene encoding uncharacterized protein — protein MEKPWKCEDCEKGFKGPSGLEWHQRSHTGERPFTCSVCGKGFRAAHELARHQRSHTGERPFTCSQCEKGFTDIGNLRRHERVHTGERPFTCTVCDKAFTRLCNLQSHQRLHTREGPFIGTVCGKGFTQLSHLKNHQQVHTGERPFTCTVCGKGFTQLSHLENHQRVHTGERPFTCTVCDKAFTRLSHLKRHQSAHTGERPFICSVCDKGFTQLSNLQTHQRLHTGERPFICTVCDKGFSQLSGLRSHNVTHTKSRPFKCSDCTMSFKSSQLLMSHQCIHSEERRFSCFHCTKTFRTSSTLRRHQRVHTGES, from the coding sequence atggagaaaccatggaaatgtgaggactgtgagaagggattcaaaggcccctCCGGGCTGGaatggcatcaacgcagtcacactggagagaggccgttcacctgctctgtgtgtgggaagggattcagagccgcacacgagctggcaaggcatcaacgcagtcacactggagagagacctttcacctgctctcagtgtgaaaagggattcactgacattggcaacctgcggagacacgagcgagttcacacgggggagaggccattcacctgcactgtgtgtgataaggcatTCACTCGGTTatgcaacctgcagagccaccagagacTTCACACCAGGGAGGGGCCATTCATcggcactgtgtgtgggaagggattcactcagttatcccatctgaagaaccaccagcaagttcacactggggagaggccattcacctgcactgtgtgtgggaagggattcactcagctgtCCCATCTGGAGaaccaccaacgagttcacaccggggagaggccattcacctgcactgtgtgtgataaggcattcactcggttatcccacctgaagagacaccagagcgctcacaccggggagaggccattcatctgctctgtgtgtgataagggatttactcagttatccaacctgcagacacaccagcgacttcacaccggggagaggccattcatctgcactgtgtgtgataagggattcagtcaattatccggcttgcgtagccacaatgtcactcacaccaagagcaggccctttaaatgctctgactgcacgatgagtttcaaaagctcacagttactgatgtcccaccagtgcATTCATTCTGAGGAGAGACGGTTCAGCTGCTTTCACTGCACAAAGACGTTtcgaacatcatccacattgcggagacaccagcgagtccacactggggagagttga